The sequence below is a genomic window from Salvelinus namaycush isolate Seneca chromosome 2, SaNama_1.0, whole genome shotgun sequence.
tacaacccccccaaaaaatacattttaattccaggttgtaaggcaacaaaataggaaaaatgccaaggggggtgaatactttcgcaagccactgtatgtatgtGCAAGCCAAATTCCCCTTTTTTTCTGTTCTTGTTTTGGAGTTCTGTTTCGGTCCTGGGAACACATCCGTTTTTCTTTCTTTATAGCTTGAGGTTGCCAGAAAGTACGTGGACCACCACATGCAGGAGTTTGGATACGGGAAGCCCAACGTGGACTTTGTTCAGGGCTACATCGAGGCTCTAAAGGAGGCTGGACTCAAGGAGAATTCCTTCGATATCATCATGTAAGATGCCTTTGTTGGTTGTTTGTTTACCCTTGAAAGATTACAGTTCATTTTTACAGTAATATCATAGTGATTAGTGTACGGTGAGGGTTCATTATTTGCCCCTTTTGTTGTGCGACAGATCCAACTGTGTGGTGAATTTGTCCCCAGACAAGAGAAAAGTATTGAGTGATGCTTACCACGTGCTGAAGGTACACTGTGTGCTATACCGTATCATGTAGAAATCCGGTAATTACAACCAACAAAACTTCAATGAACCCTTTCAAGCTTGTAAGGAAGATTCATGTCATGCTCCAGTCCTTAGAAGTCAAATGCTGTTACTGTACTTAAACGTGTCAGTGAAAAGTAATTCAGAAAGAGAATCCTTGCTTGGTAACATTGAAATGCAgcagacacatttcagttgagtgcatcgttgtacaactgactaggcatccTTCTTTCCCTTTCGTTCACGTCTTCTAAGCCTGCACACTAAAGATGTTTGCTACTCTCTCTGGTTGTCAGGATGGAGGAGAGCTGTACTTCAGTGATGTCTATAGTAGCAGTAAGCTCTCCGATGAGATCAAGAATCACAAAGTCCTGTGGGGTGTGTATGTCTACTAAGCAGCTTCTGTATTACATTTCTCACTGTTTTAGACTGGTTCCAGCTGCTATTTATATTTGTAGGACCAGCAACAGTTAATAACGTAGGTGAACTGTAGATGTTAACGCTGTCGTTAGGGGAGTGTTTAGGCGGAGCGCTTTGGTGGGAGGACCTAGTGCGATTGGCTCAGGAGGTGGGATTCAGCCCCCCGCGATTGGTCACGGCCAACGTCATCACCGTGGACAACATGGAACTGGAGGCCATCCTAGGTGAGATAAGTTGACTCGTCTTAAACATGAGATGGTGACATTTTTTCCATCAGCTCTTAACCATATAAGTTACCATATAGCGGTTACATTGTTAACATACTGGGTCTATAGCATTGATACGTGGGACCCCACATTTTTAAGATTGACTGTTCAAAACGTTGATATTTCTTCTGGAATTACAGGTGACTACAAGTTTGTCTCTGCCACCTACCGTCTCTTCAAGATCCCCAAAATCTCTAACAAAGGCTCTCTGGTCATATACAATGGCAACATCACTGGTTTTGAGGAGAGTCTGGAGTTTGACGCTGAGTACACATTCAAGGTTTGTACAAGATACTGTTTTGTGTTTTTCTGCCAAATGGAGTTGGGCTTTGCTCCTCTCCAATATGAGTATGTTTGTGTTGTATGGGGAAGTTGAAAGCAGAGCAGAAAACACATTTCCGATGTAACAGTTTGGCAAATAAAGTTATATTGGATCAtattgatcctagatctgtgcccgGTGTGTTTTACACAGTGAGTaatatttgtgtttgtgtgtctctcaaCCCAGGTGGATGAGGTAGTGGAGGTGGATGGAGAGGTGGCCAGCATCCTCAGCCACTCCAGGTTTGCTGAGGAGTTCACTTTCCAACTGCCCGGAGTACCTGCTGGATGTAGTGTAAAGAAACCCAAGGTTTGTACCAATTCCAGGACAATTGCACCTAATGTGTCATAATACTCTGAGTTTTAGATGTGGTTGCAGGGTGTGTATAAATGTCATGACACATCCACTGACACCTTCCCACTGTGAATTCCAAATTGACCCCTAGCccctacgcacgcacgcacacacacacacacacacacaccaaggtcAAGCAGATGTGCTGCAGTCACAACTAGGCTGTGTTAAAGTCCTGCTGGGAACCTTTAATCAGGAAGGAATGCATGTCCTCCCGTCAGCCAATGGAATGTCTCAATGTCTTCTTATCATGGTCCCTCATGGTCactgaaaccacacacacacactgaggactATATTTGGTTTGATTATGTTTCCTACAGTTTGAATCTTTTCATACTCCCTACACATTCTTCAGGCTGTGGGTGTTCAGTTTAGCCTTGATCCTAAGGAGGCTGAGGCTGGTTGAGGTCTCATCCAGGTTGTATTCTCGTGACAAGTTTTACAATGCTTTATACACAGTATTATAactgcatcataatgcattacaccTGTTGTCTCTCAGTCAAGGGTTACCAGTAGCTTTGGGACACATCATCGGTAGTCTGTGTGTTGGTTGAACTCCCTGAGTTGTGCATCGTTCTGGTGGTTGGCGACGGAAAACAACAATACCACATTGTAGACGGCTTCACCTACAACAAAACAGTTTCCTGTCAACAAAAGCATATGTATAATCTCCAGGAACTCTACTTACCAGACATAAAGTGAAATGTGTCCCTCGCTATCAAATAAACATCTGAATCCAACTTTTGTCCAAACCGCATCATATTCCTGCTGATGTGAACAGTGGTAGATTTAGAAGTCTTGTGTGAAGGGAGGGGTCAAACTTGGAAGGAATATGGTTCGGGTAAAAGTTGTATTCTGATGTTTACTTTATAGCGAGGGACTTATTTCACTTTATGTTTGGTAAGTAGAGTTCCTGGAGATTATACATATGCTTTTGTTGACAGGAAGTTTTTTGGGGTGTAGCTGGCTATAATGTGGAATGGTTATTTTCCGTCGCCAACCACCAGAACGAGGCACAACTCCGGGAGTCCAACCAGTACACAAACTACTGATGTTGTGTCCCAAAGCTACTGGTAACCCTTTACTGAGAGACCATAGGTGTTGTGTCCCAAAGCTAGTTACCAGGTACTTTATTTAGTTCGCTCCTAACTCTAGTTTAGGTGATTATTATCTCTACCTTTTAGACTCTCTGTTGCAAGTGAACTCAAAGGGCAAACagatcagggcctgtattcacaaagcatctcagtgtagtagtgctgatctaggatctgtccatataatcttatctTATAATGACCTAAAAGGCaaacactgatcctagatcagcattcctcctctgagatgctttgtggatacgggcccaggtCATGATCTCATGCCGTAATAAACTGTATGGAAAGTATGTACAGCTTGAAAAGATAAACTCATGGCAGATAAAAACATATTGCATAGTCACAAGTACCGATCCAGGGTCGCTGACAGCAGTTGCATAATATGACACAACATGGAGTTTGATATGTAATGTAATAAATGTGATTTAAATGGTTATTATTTAAATAATATTATTTAAATGGTATTTCTCTGTAATTAACTTTAAAAACATTGCTGAATTGACTGGAGGTTAAATGGAATGGACCCTAAACTTGTAAGATAGTGGAGTTATTATCATATAAGGTTATTATATAACGCACTACCATGACGTTGTGTAAATATGGCATGCGGTGTTTTTCAGTGATTTCCAGGGAAACCCTGTGCTGTCTGTCATGCTGTGTGTCATTGCAGGTGGGCACGGTGAATCCCTTTGAACTGGTGCTGCAGCTGGGGAGTGCAACTGTCTCTTCTGCCACAGGGGGGTGCTGTGGTGCAGAGTCATCCTGTTGCAAGTGATGGCGTACCCAAGatacgagagagacacagagaatgatTATACTGTGTATGAATGAACAATAATTGTAATTCATGTAAAACTATGGATTTTTGTCAAGCCTTAAATTAGGCTCATGTATTAACTGTATAACTGTGAATATTGTCATAATCCAAACACATTTCCGGCAGTGAAGAAGTGGTCAGTGTCTCTCTTTAATGAAATAGGCCTTAGGTTTCAAGATGGGTGTGTGGGAGAGAAATGCAAAAAATATATCCacggcagtggaggctggtgtgaGGAGCTATTGGAGGATGTGCTCATTCTAATGGCagaaatggaatgaatggaacggtatcaaacattgCAAATATGGAAACCACgcttgactccgttccattaataccattccagccattacaatgagcccgttcTCCTATATCTCCTTCCACCAGGCTCCACTGATCCACAGGGGAACTCACACTCGGAATATCAGTTATATTCTTAGTATTTTCATTTCATTCATAAACACCCAAAGTTTCGACTAGGTATTTTTCAAGGGtattcctgctattctacacattttgtcataggGTGGAGGCAAATGTTTAATTGATGATCAatgcagtgttgccaacttagcaactttgtcgctatatttagcgagtattcagacccctctagcgacacattttcaaaaaagcgactagcgacaaatctagcaactttttctggtgttattggagacttttggagactgacatgaaagcacgtatcgttcttactcttctcaacgagcagtgggtgctgccgtgggccccacCCCAGTCCCAAAGCATTCACAGGCCAGTCCTCGCGCAGCAGTCCCTCCCatctgcagtcagagcaggagatgttcacccctccgcgtccagactgcaaatgaatcgcgcaTGCGGAAGCCGCGGCTGGCTGATCCTGCCCTGGCTTACATTCAGGGcgggatgtaaatgtaaaaaactaaacaaaaaataataatacaaataaaaaataaactaagtaactccgccagagtgtctcttttgggtcacttttgccggtcccaagcccggataaaggagggttggaattgtgacattaaaaaaacaaagaatcgacagaagaaagtttatttgtagttctaaacatatttagggtgttttttactcacttttcGTCTCTCCCACaacgttattcctctctcctactgcgtccatcacaattacatgcacatggccaattatgcaaattaggttATGACGTCATTTAGAGACTTctagcgacttttaggacagccaatagctactttccttactgaggagttggcaacattGGAATGTGCCCCACGCCggtcagtaattcgaccatgctaACAAcacgtttagatagctggccactAGACTCATTTAACAATCAAACAAACGTAGCTGACACGGGGTAACtgagtgactgctgatgcacaaccacatttcgaaaTTGCATCTTGTGTGGtctattattctaactctcaacagtatgttgagaccccgactgagttaaaaaaaaaaaaaaaaatccgcTGGCCTACAAAGGGCTGCATGCAGCCAGTTGCCCATCCCCGGTCTATTTCATTGGAAGGGCAGGTGCTCATAATATTTTGTAAACCattttatcaaataaaataacattgtattggtcgcatacaaatatttagcagatgttattgctggtgtagcgaaatgctcccATGATTTGTGCAAAGGCCAAACAATATTGATACAAATAAATCAAAACAAAACATGGCTGTGATACAGCAGGCTAAACGTTTTTAAATCAAAAAGAGATCGAGTTCCTCATTACGTCCCTAGGGGAGACAGTGTCCAGGTAGTGGACCAGGAAGCATTATCGTTTTACTAGTTATCATGCCTAAGGGGCATGTGAACCTTCTCTATCGCGATGAACTTGATCGAGTGTTGTAATGTCCTGATTGAATTCTGTGCTTGGCGACACGAGACTGCTGATTGTTTCTACGAATGGATGACTTATGGTGATGCGGTCCT
It includes:
- the LOC120017408 gene encoding arsenite methyltransferase-like; the protein is MAECKKEHGECGKGCFVDSVIHVDVKDYYGKTLKKTSDLKSNACLAPSQPIPAFILKALRKIHPEVTAKYYGCGLVVPECLGGCRLLDLGSGSGRDCYMLSQLVGEKGHVTGIDMTEDQLEVARKYVDHHMQEFGYGKPNVDFVQGYIEALKEAGLKENSFDIIISNCVVNLSPDKRKVLSDAYHVLKDGGELYFSDVYSSSKLSDEIKNHKVLWGECLGGALWWEDLVRLAQEVGFSPPRLVTANVITVDNMELEAILGDYKFVSATYRLFKIPKISNKGSLVIYNGNITGFEESLEFDAEYTFKVDEVVEVDGEVASILSHSRFAEEFTFQLPGVPAGCSVKKPKVGTVNPFELVLQLGSATVSSATGGCCGAESSCCK